The region CCGTGCGCGCGCTGGACGAGTGCGTGCAGGTGGTCGTCGATCTCGACGAAACCCTGCGCCGCGAGCTCGGCAAGCTGCAGATCGCGTGGGAGGGCAACGCCGGGAGTCTCGCGGCGGCCGCTACCCAGCAGCAGTCCGTCGTCATGTCCGACGCGCCGGATCCGTTGAAGGCTTCGGCCGACAGCGTCGACATGCAGGGCCGGGGCTACGAGTCCGCCCGCAACCGGCTGCCGAACAACGACGAACTCAAGCACAAGCAGTCAGAAAACTTGCTCGAATGGGTCGGTGGTGGCTTCGGCTACGAGAGCGACTACGACGTCGAAGCCAAGAAGATCGAGGCGCAGAAGCAGGCCGCGCAGGCCGCCTTGCATTCGTATCGCGACACCTCGGTCAACCAAGCCGACTCCTACCGGCCGCTGCCCGAGGTAGCCCCGGCCGCGGTGTTCGCGCAGTCGACGTCCGGGACGAGCATGCCGGGTATCGGCGTGGGTTCGGTCGGCGGCTTCTACGGCGGCGACGGCTCGGCGCGGGATGTAGGTGTGCCAGGCGCGGTCGTCGGTGGCAGCGGCAGTGTCGGTGGCGGGACCGGGCGCGGCGAGCGCCCGGCTCCGCCGGTGCCCGGCGGGCGCAGCGGCGGCGACCTGCATCCGGACGAGCAGGACACCGGCGGCAAGGCGGACAGGACTCCGCTGGCCGCCGAGGCCGGTGACGGCATCAACACCGGCGCAGTGATCGGAATCGCGGCGGGTGGTGCGGCAGTTGCCGGTGTCGGCGCTTATGCCGCGAGCCGGATGCTCGGGGGACGAGGCCCGGCCGGTGCGACAGCCGGTGGCGGAAACCTGCGCGGCGGCTCGGGTGTGGAGGGCAAGTCCGGCGGAGTGGGGCGTGGCGGCGCGTCCGGCATCGGTGGCGGTCCCGGCGACACCACCGCCGGGCGGGCCGCGGGCAACACGCCGGGGAGCCGGCCGGCGACCGGTTCGATGATGGGTCCGGCGGCGACTCGTGGCGAGAAGCGCAGCGAGGACGCGGAGCACGAGAACAAGTACGTCGCCGAGGAAACCCCTTTCGACGACGAGCGGCTGGTCGCCCCGGCGGTGCTGGGGCACTTCGAGCCCGAAGACGAATCCGGCGAGGAACGCACCGCCGGAGACGAGCCGACGAAGCAGGATTGACGTGCGCCCTGGAGCAGAAGCCGACCCGATCGTGTTGTCCGCGTTGGAATTCGACGTGGTGTGCGAGGCGGAGAAGCTCACCGAGCGCCGGCACATCATCCTCAACGTGCCGAGCCCGGGAGCGACCTACGCCGAGCGCGCCGAGCTCGTGGCGCAAGTGTGGGCCGGGCTCCGCAAGCGTCGCCTCGCCGAGGGCAATCGCGACCGCGTCGACGTCGGCTTCGCCGACCTGCTCGGCCTGCTGGACCGTCCGCAGCGCAGCATCGACGTGCGGATCTGGGCCGACCGGCCGATCCGCGCCTTGGCCTCGGCCAACGGCGGCGACGGTCTGTTGACCATTGTGGACGGTGACATCGTCGAGCTCACCCCGATCCGGGGGAGCTCGCTGGCCGAGGCCGCGGTGTCGGTGGCGGGCGAAATGCCGCCCGGCCCGGGCCGGGCGGTGAGCCTGCCCAACGAGATCCTCCGCGCGGCCAGCGATTATGCGGGCCCAAACAACGTGCTCGTGTTCACCGACGAACTTCGCGCCCTCGGCATCGCCCCGGACGATGCCGCCGACGTCGCCAACATGGCCGACGGCATGGGCATCCGCGGCCAGTTCGGCGTGGAATGCTGCCCGAACCGGGGCGGCAAACCGGAGCGGGCCGACCGGGTGGTCGCCTTCCACGACACCGCGAAGGGCCGCTACAGCCACGTGGTCCGCGCGAGCGGTGACGGTCGCCGCTGGAGCACGGTAGCCCCGGCGGACAACGCGAGAATC is a window of Saccharopolyspora phatthalungensis DNA encoding:
- a CDS encoding ESX secretion-associated protein EspG, encoding MRPGAEADPIVLSALEFDVVCEAEKLTERRHIILNVPSPGATYAERAELVAQVWAGLRKRRLAEGNRDRVDVGFADLLGLLDRPQRSIDVRIWADRPIRALASANGGDGLLTIVDGDIVELTPIRGSSLAEAAVSVAGEMPPGPGRAVSLPNEILRAASDYAGPNNVLVFTDELRALGIAPDDAADVANMADGMGIRGQFGVECCPNRGGKPERADRVVAFHDTAKGRYSHVVRASGDGRRWSTVAPADNARIVEYTKELLADLWQE